The Gossypium hirsutum isolate 1008001.06 chromosome D03, Gossypium_hirsutum_v2.1, whole genome shotgun sequence genomic interval tataaaataggtactaaaaaaaactaaattaagattgcaaccaaaatttaaaaagggCAAAAAAATTTAAGCTGAATTGATAGTAGATTCAACGTTGAGAGACTAAAATCGCAATTAAACACTACTATTCAGATGCTCAAATCTGATCaacaaaacgatgccgttttgaaACCATCATATTGGcatcaaacggcgccgtttattGATGTACTTAAGAAACTAAAAGAACCCTAAGAACAGCGgacctttcatttttttttaaaaaaaaaaggaaaacctaAACCGTGAATGCTCTCTGCGCCACTCAaagaaaaccagccactcaaagGCTCTCCGATCCCTCGCCCGACTCTGATTACGACGGAGTGAGCGACGGTCCGGCTATCAGGTAATCTCTTTGCTCTCTAATCTCTCTCTTTTATTCCTTTTTTACTCAAATAATGAACTAAACAAAAACCAGATGCGAAGGAAAAATTTCATTCACCTTTAAAACTCTGTTTTtcctttgaatattttttttctttcaatatctGCTTCTGTGTCCATCGTTTTCAGTATTCCAATggcttttttatagccgaaaattgcaaaataaataataataataataatctaaaaatcCAATCCGTTCTCCGTTTCTGTTATTTCTTTCGCTGCTCTTGTGTGTGTATTTTGCAGGTACATGCTGGCGTGGAGATGGCGCACACGCGCGGAGGTGCAACACGCGCGGGGATCTGGTTCGAATTTGCCTATGACGCAGAAGCAGAAGCCTGCTGTTGCTGCTGCACCAGGAAAATCTAGAAACCCCTAGGGTTTTTGAATTTGGGCCGTTTGGGCCATTATAATCGGGCTATTTTTTAGGTAAATGATTTGGGCTATGTATTTGGATATGGATTTAGTATTTGGGTTAGTTTGGGTTTAggtattattgtttttttaatttcggTAATTGGGCTAAAAACTTGGATTTATTTGGATGTAAATGGACAATGGactttatttgttgtttttttatttattttttggttttatatttgatttattttctgtttgtttttcggccgggcaaatttgggtaTTACAAATGTAACCAATCTAAATATTGGAACCACAACCTTTGGCAAAATTATTtcataacaatataaaataataaatttaaacaaccATACATACGATCcataaaacatgtatatattcaaGAATGTCACCTCTTATCAAAATTTAATCAAGAGAAAGTTCCAAGAATCCGATAAATGGGTTTACACGTAAATATTGcacaacctggctctaatactaATTGTTGAAAAAATCGATTTCAAAATAATGGAATAGTgcatagtaaaattttaaaaaatttcttttgatACCAAGCAGTTGTGatttttatagcaataaactcaTTTTTCTGTATTGTACCTGAGTTTTGTACGATGTGGGCTAAATCGTTCCTGGCTTTTGACCACTCaatcttctccactatcctcgaCCTCGATTTGCTAGAGTGTAGGCTCTATACGCAAGTCGATGAaaactttataattaaactttaggCTAGAGACCAAAAGACGAACTCTGTCAAAAGATAGAATttgtttagaaaataaattttctatattttgacAGAATGTCAACGCATGAGAGGTGTTTATTTGACCTATCATTTgtctctatttatagagaaaaTAGCAAGAATTTTAGTAGAATAAGAATTATCTgaataataacattttaatagGAAAACGAATCCCATGGGAAGTGTATAGGATTGGCTACGGCAGACCATCACTAAGATCAGGGTTTGTCGCCCCTCTCTATTAAATCGAGCTATCCGAGCCTTGTCATTTATCGGGTCATTTATAAGCGCTAACTAGTCTTTAAACCGACTCATAATTTTTCCAAGCccaataaatattttcttatgtccaaaatattatttattcaattaattaattaattaatttctctaTCCAATTATAATTCTGTTAAAGTCATGACGACTTTATCGTACTAGAATTAATgaggaaattaatttaattaacctgTTCTTAAGAAACTATgatgatttaattaatttaatttctacttcaaacttcaattatttaattttaaattaattaaataataattcaaatatataaattaattcgTGAGGCATCTCTTATTCACTGCAGATAGTGATACATGTGATCTATTTCCCTAGTTCgccatttcacatttttcatttcattaaTTAATGCAAAGCATCAACGTTATATCGAGATGACTGGGGGACCGgttagacatatataattagggctaaaataatttttaattaagtttcgaCTCTTTATCtgttaattacaacattatttagtcatgaagtcattctacTAAAGCATCATTATTGAGCTCTCCCCATTATATATACCCTTACAAATGCTACTTTAGTAAGTGCTTATCCAATGAACTTGTTATATGCATGTTACACTCATagaatatccttaatctctttgagataaatttgttctccaaatatgatcctattttatctcatggtaaccattacatatttcttcatgaaaagtcaattactaacaaatagtaacTAAATCATTTATCCTAAGAAAAATGATCTGTGGCCACGATACTttccatctatcatgtaatatcaatgagaggatatcatttatctTTATTAGGCTATAAATTTCACTTTTGTAAGTGAAGCTATGTCATGTAGAAATCgtatacccaacataccggctttTGGCTCTATTACTAATTGAATATAGGCTAtcaatacatcaaagtatatgagttacACACACATAATCCGTCACTTCCTCTGGATTAAGGtaagtcacactatgaacgtcacaagtgcataaatccataaacggatataggatctattctacttggtcTTATCCGATGTATTgccagtccagtcagtcacatctatgtctctatcttctgggagtagTCCACTTCAATACCTAAGACAAGGTATCTCCCtatttggacttgatagatgacatattagtctttttaATTGACTTGCTCAATTTCAATTAGACCAAGGATGTGTTTAGATTATAAACTAATATAAGTCGTCTTCTCGCAttatgatccgaccacgtaatgCAACTTAGTATtggttaaacattagataatcatttagccaatatttgctttcattttactTCGCGTatccattgaggacaatatacaaaagatattaatgatatgatggagttttattaaaccaatttgttttaaaaattacaagtttatagACGTAATCACTACACTAAGGGCATTAGATTCCATCATTCTTAAATATTTCTCTCAAAACTCATGATAATTTATTaaaggcataatgataaattttttaataatgtttgcATAGCAACCATGTGGTAGTCCAAGTGTACTTCATTCTAACATGacattatttgtcttatatgtcatgtcaacaatttaaaaattataaatattaaaatataaaataaattcaatattcaaaaagattataaaaagttcataaattcaaaaaaaaaatagcatAAAGTTAATGTGGATTGTCATGTGGCTGTCAAGTTTAAATATTGGCATAATTACAAATTAAGCCCTTAATGCTTACTTCTTTTGTCAATGTgaccctttttctatttttttagttaaaattgacgttcaaccttttaaaaagatttgaatttgatcatcaacctttcaaaaagaaccgaattgttgttttttaaatgaaaatttgactcaaactttaaatttttaaacatgtcaACCTGCATGACAGTCTACATGaacttcatgttttttttttgaatttttatgaaatttttttaattttataagggAAAATCTTTGATACACTTCTAGTGAagttttttagactccacaagggTCAAGGTGATGACAAGTGTCCTATaagggtatagtaaaatatttttaaaaactaatatatatattgatttgggCCTAGAAGCGGAAGATTGGGTAACCTGTGAATCCAACGAGTTGgtttataataattcatgaaGGAAATTACCATATTTCCGCAAGTCAATTAGATGTGAAATataaaaattgacttttttttcATAGTCGCACAAGAGGTTTTGTTTTTTGTTGGaagccctctttttttttttaaggaattGCTTAGTCGTCTAGTAACAAGTAAGAGTAGTCGATAGTACTAGATatagataaaagaaaaaagagcaaggaataaaaaaatttctactaaTCAATATTTGTGAGGCAGCCTTTCTTGTATTCTTGTATTAGATCCAAAAGTTTTTCTTGACCTAATTCTAAAGATGATGaatcgatttctttttcttttctactcTGGTCCAGCCGCTCTATTTTTGTGAATACCGTTTGTAATGATTGATGAAGCAAAAAATTTCAATTGAACTTATTATTTCAATTGGTAtttttgcttatatatatatatatttaagggaCACATGGCAATGTTTTAAGGCTGCTTATGGAACAAAAAAAAGTACACTATAATGTACCAAAtacctttttttataattttagatttattttatgttttgaatatttttataatttttaaattatatgttggcatgacatataagacaaattATATTAACATGAAGTACACACAACTGGCATTCGGGTTGTCATGCTAACATTGTTAAATAATTAATGTTTAGTTAGCATTTCCATTAAAAATAgtggcttaattatttttgaaagattaatgaccaaatttaactcaaaaaaaaaaaagtcaaattgacaaaagatgtCAATATTAAGatgtaaatttatcattataccaaaaatttttaaggttttaatcagcatttttgttaaaaaaaaaccaaCTCGAAGGTTGATGGTCAAATTAGACCTTTTAAAAAAGACTAAGggccaaatttaattaaaaaagaataatgATCGATTTGGCAAAATATATAAGCGCTAAAAGCTAATTAGACAAAAGATATAAGCTTATACCTCTATTAAAATCAAGAATCTTCTTCAACCAAAGTCAATAAGAAGACAAAAAATAGATGGTAAGTTGTTTGAAACCGGAGATTTGTTAAGTAAATCTCACAATTATTGaagcaaaacaaagaaaaatactTATAAAACAAGATGAATTAAACTAACAAATGAATGATCTATTTACGGTATACAAAATGGAGggataaacaaaacaaaatccaaacaaaaatgaaacaaagtccatatttttattgaaaatgagaGATTATCCCAAAAATagaactaaaaaaataaagatttttaacTTATCTAAAAATACCTTTTTctgaaaaaattacaaataaaaaaaattctgaaaaaccTTTCgtttttatcttattattatatagttaatatataattatcaaaAAAGCCGTATCGAAATTAATTCATTTGCATCTGGGCATTCTTTGATCAAGTTCGtaaaatagtttttataatttttaataaaatgttatattttaaaaagatattttagattttagattttagttctaaaataataatataagaaaagtgatttcattaaaaaaattaaaatatacaaaatcaCAAATAGCTTTCCAAATCCATGTGAAACTATTTATCCAAATtcattcatttaaaatttattttataaatctatctactttaaataaataaaaaaaggattgATTGTTTATTAATGTTTACCACCGTGTTATCTAGTTATGTTATTAGCTATCAATgcagaattaaaatttaaatactaaacaGATCCAAGAAAATAGCTACCtatgaccaaattgaaacaaTGGAGTAGTTATAGTAGTCATTTATAAGCTTGGAGATCTTATCTGCTGGTCAGGGTGTTCGCCTTCCCTTCAAATTCAAACGCTCGGCATTAAATTtattcaacaaagaaaatgataaTTAATACAATTGATCTGAAATTACAACAAAGAcgattttcttatattttatatatatatatagagagagagagagagagagagaagagaagtctataaaagcaaaaataaatgaaacatatggcaTGGTGCAGGTTCCGTAAACTTTGCGAAATCTACTTGCTTCCTGATTAACGTATATTAATTTACAGTCATAcacgaaaacaaaaaaaatttactccTTACCAAATCGCCTCATTCCTTGATAAAAGTTCCCGTGAGTTTGGACCGTGTCATCATTGCGAACCCATAACACTGCTACGGCTGTTCTTGCACCTTCTGTTTCAAGAAGGAACCATTCCCAATTAAAAATAGCTCGATTCTTCAAATGAGCTATTTATACTTTACAGGTTTTAAGAAAGTTCTTCCTTGTTGAACTTGTTCCAAGCTTCCTGTTtcaatgcatatatataaattaaaatccaaaagccACAAGAACCGTTGTCAACTATATTTTAGTTTAGAACCACCCATGTATAACCAAAACTATAGTTTGTATtaaaatgattacaaaacaaGTCTACTCAATtgaaaaatcaatccatttcaaataagTTTTACTCAAAGAACCATCACAATGGCTAATTACTTGGTAGACTGACTAGACCCACCACACCAAAAATCAGAGTTTTGAACTTCATTTTTCGTAAAGGACGCAATGTGTTCATTGAGGATACAACTAATGTTAAAAATGATTCCTTGTAAATGACAGTGAAACTCATACAGTACCTTGAGAATATCGAAAACCTTTTCAGCAATATATTTCTGTTCAAGAGTGGCACCTTTCTGCTGAACCTTATCAGGGTGGACACATAATGTGGCCTTTCTATAAACTTTTTTGACTGAGCCAGAGGTAATCAAATCAGTCAATGAAACTGGCTCCCAACCACATTCAGGCCAAAGTACCTATTTGTTAAGGTAAAAGGTTAGTTATGCGAACCAAGAAGCCAAATGTTCTAGatattcaataattatttcaaaaaattacacAGATAATTTCTTATTAGAAGAAAAAAGCAGAGAATAGGAAATGATGAGTAACACACCCGTTCCATTGATGAAAGCAGTGCATGCATATTGCCTTCCTTCCCTGCAGCCCAGCGTTTTATCTCAAAATCCATAGCTTCAGCAATCCTCTATCAAAATCAAGGCAAAAAACAAACTCCTTAAAATTCaagaattcataaaatataaataaagaaatggTGCAAAAGCATGTAAAGCGCATGCAGCCAAGAAGAATAAGAAACCCCATGTCTAATCTACAATTAAGGCATCGACTGAACTACTTACATATCTCTCTTCTTGCTCATTCTGTGATTGACGATCACGCTGATTCATATCAGCAACTGCTCTTGCCTGGCACAAAAACAACCTAGAACTGCTGAACTATGTTTTACAAGGAAAATATACAAACTTTAAAATACACAAACAcacatacaaatatatatatacagagagagagagagaatggtATAGCAATAAAGGAGCCATGGTAAGTATTTGCCTGGCATTTCTGCCAGCACATTATGCATATCCAAGATCAAGGTGACATAGGTAAGTCTTACGAAAGGAACTAAAGGGTCCGCGATTCAGGTTAGCAGCAATGTGAAAACTACTCAAATATACATGGAAGAGCTAGATGATTGGcatttctttgaaattttgtCCTGGAAAATTAGCCTTGTGCTTGGGTTAACACCCTATTGGAGGCCTCAGGCTATGAAGTATTTACTTGTGTGTTTATACATGTGAGGGAGCATGAGTGAAAAAATCAGAAACTTATACCTTTGCTGACATCAGACTGTACTTTCCTTACCAGTAAATTTCTTCTTATACTTCTACTAATCAATGTTGTTAAGGGGCTTGCTTAGGCGTTAAGGCAGAGCGAAAAATCAACATTAAGCTTTTAACATTCTTAGGCGAAGCGATTTTACTGGGTGCTTGCCTTAATGTGCTTTTACTGCGCTTTGGGCTCTAAGCTAGGCAACAAAAAAGCTAGCTTGAGTGAAGCAGTGAgccaattttaatttttgttctttttaaactcaaataCCCCCACATAATAGAGTGAAGCGGTGGAGAcgcaaccttttttttttttttttcaactcaaaacccactcaatagaaaaatattttaagggaAAAAACCCAAATACCCATTGAAGCAACTTTAAACTTTTaagtttctttttccttttcttattttCTAAAGAAAACCTGAAATATTACTAATTCCTAAGCTgacttttaacttttctttttttctttcttttttattttaaaactcaaaatattattatttttctttattttattaattatagaCCTACTATTCCTCAACTTTATTAGTTAAAACCCGATACAGACACTACGAAGCAAAAGGTAAACATGGTTTTTTGGGTTAATATGTACCAATAGTCTCTGTACTTAtatttctaggaatttagtccctctacttctCAGATTTCCAAATTCAAGTCTAACGGGTTAAcactgtttcttttttttttttgttaaattcattgctgtgatattttgaaatagaAAAACTACTCACTTGGTagctatataattaaaaaaagatattGTAATGAACCTGATtttaacacacaaaaaaaagtttaactaAGTATTAAcagttggacttgaattttgagaTCTAAAAATTAGAGGCACTAAACTCTTGGAAGTgcaagtacagggactaaattcctaattttcGAATAGTACAGGGACTacaagcatattttaacctttcttCTAATCCTCTATCAATTCTATTATTTCTTATTCTTTTAGTTCTTTTTctcctctattttattttcctgtTGCAATTTCTTTGCAATAAGTTTGGTAATATAAATTCCAAGCAAAAGAttaatatctttctttttttttaaccatTATTGTAATGGCGAAGACCTGAaagtaatgtattttttatttatttattaactaaCAGACCAACCATAATACAATgtaatatgtatttatatgtatatgcatgCGCCTTATTTTACTCAGGCGAGTGCTTTTTTTGCGCCTCGGGCTATATAGAGGACTTTGCACCTTGAATAAGCCTAGCATCCTTGACAACACTGCTACTAATCTAATTGACGCCTAATAATGAAAGAGCAAAAATAAACTTTAAGGTGAGAGTATACGCACCACTCTGTCCTGGGTCCTTTGATGACGTCCCAATCTGGCCCTTCGTCTTTCTTCACTTTCCCCAGCAACTTCCTCAAATTCTCCAGACATTGAGGCAGCTATTggaaacaaaaattataaaaaagattaACATCAAAGAGCTAATGTACAAATATAACTTCCATAGCTAGACATAGTCCATTTCTATATTTCAGCAACATAAAATACCTCCAAAAATAAAAGAGAGGTCATCCATTCCATTCATCATAGTGACAGGAGAAGCCTTCTTTGCAGTGGATGGTGCACCTGCAGATGTCTTTTGCTGTCTGTTGtgcatatttttatcaaatataggGTCCTAATAAGAACATAAAGAAAGAAGCGATATCAATGAAAAGTTCCGCAGTTTTCAATAAGTGGTGTACTTTTACATCTATAGTGCTCACCAAAGTAGTTGCCCTTGTCTTTGGTGCACTATTTGATCTGGAACTCACACCAAAAAAGGATTCCAGGTCATCTTCTCCATTTGATTGAGTCTTTTTCGTAGCATCTTCAGCTTCTTTAGATCTACTAGACTTATTGTGCGCTCTCCCCATGGCAAAGTCCTGAAGTTCATCTATCAGAGATGCACCAGAACTCTTGGCTACATCAAGAATGCTCTCAATAAGCTAATGATGGAATCAAAAAAGAATTATCAAATTGAGCTTTATTTTTTTCTGAAGGATGAAGAAcaacctttctcttctttagaaACTTGTGCTGGTTTTGGAGGAGACCTAAATGATTGTGAAGCATTTGAAGAACCACGAAGCTTTGTTCCTCCAGATCGATTAAGAATGCTGAATTCTCCCAGTGGATCCGTGGGCGTTTCTGAGAAATTATATTCTGTGCCGAAATCAGAGTCTAATACAACAAAAGGTTCCTCTGATGATCTGGTTGACTTGGTTGTCTTAACATTAGTCCtacataaagaaaaataaaataaaataagcaaaTAAGAAATTCTAATTTCTACATACAAACATCATAATTCTACATACAACAAAAGGTTCCTCTGATGCAGCTACTTCATAACATCCACCAGAAAATATGTGCACCAAATGTGTGATACAAAATCATAGTTATCGCTGAAGTCAAATACAAAACAACAGGGTCCAAAGATTACTGATTCAATATCTTTTCCTTCCTAACCAGGACCACTAGCTCAACAATATCCATTGCAATATTGCCTATGAATGTATAGCAAGTAATAGATTGCAAGCAGTCACAATTTTATGTTTAAgaagcaaataagagagaaaataaaTAGTTCCGAAATCATGAGCTTTTTGTTGCCAATATTGATCTTGACCGAACATCTACACACAGCCATAACATTGTCCATGATTCATGAAAAAATTATTATTCCGATCCATAAAATTATCTTTCATATTGTATTCTTGAAGACTTCAGAGCTACTTATCCAAACTAATCCCCAAAATACAAATTTTGTATCAGAAAAAAGTAACAACTCTTACAAGTCACAATTATGAAAACAACTATTGTCCATTATTCTACCAATGCTTGATTTCTTAACTAAAAACCATTATTACCCATCTCCATTATCAGCAATACACTAATAATACAGAAGAATCAAACGGCAAATTATTCAGCTAAAACTTTAACACTCAAATCAACACTAATCACGcagaaaatatatacaatttttagtgaacaAATCATATTCATTTTCAGCAAGTATAAGTACCTATTAACTGAAGGGCTGCTTGCACCGAACCCGGGTATCAAATCATCAACACCAGCCTCATTATTCGCCGAATCCCACGATCCATTCCTGCTAGAACTCTTCAATTTCGCCGCCACGCCACTAAAATCACCCAGCAAGTCACCGGCAGAACCCTTTTGCCTGGTGGAAGAGACGAAGGATCCAAAATCATCATCGTTATTTGCATTTTGTGAGACGGGCATTCCTCCAAATAAATCATCAACAACGTACGAATTCGCATATGAAGATATTGAGCCTGAATTCAATAACATTGAAGCCAAATCGAAAGATGATCCGTTACTACTACTGTTATTATTACTTGTATTAGATTGCTTCGTCGTGGCGTTTTGAAAACCACCAAAATCGTCGCCCAAACCAAAAAAATTACGGGAGTTTTGCTTGGGGAAAAAGTCGTGATCGTCGAGCAAAGAACCGTTACTGGGACCCGAGTTCCGCGAGGATTTTGAAGAGAACGACATGGGGTTTCGGTTCGAGCCTGAATCGAACCCGAAACCCCAGTCGGTGGTTGCGGTAGCAGCGGCGGTGGCGGTGGATCGTTTGCCCTGCGACATCGGAACCGATTTTCCTTGCGGTTTTAAGCCGTAACGCTCTGTTAAAACGCCAAATTCGTCCATAATTTCACACTCTTTATCAAAAAACCAAATGGATAGATATCTTCTGTGTAAATCAAATATATGGGTATTTCCCAGAAATGAATTCCAACAGATCTAGGAATCCGAGATTGAAGACTTGCTTTGggcaaaaaaaaggaagaaaaaaacaatataaaatcgggttttcaatgaaattttatcattttgagggCAGAAAAATTTATCTGAGAATGAGAGAAACGAAGAGAGGGTTAGGATGCAAAACAAGAAACGATGAAAGACACAAAAATGGCGAAATTCAACAGAGGGAGATGAAAATTTTCAGAGGAAGACAAAGAAAAGGTCTTTTCTCTCCGATTCTTCCCCTCTCTTTCTTAGCTGAGTGATGGGCCATCATATCTGCcggtcttttttatttttcattttaagtgctagaaaatataaaatgataaataaaaaattgtcaattcatccaaaaaagtaaataaattgtcAATTTATCAATTGGcagatgaatttttaaaatactcCAGCAATAATATAAgggaaaaaatagataaattttggttgataaaaataatagaaaaacatcaaaaaaaaattgttaatttactGATATAATCTTACAACAgactaacaaaataaataaataaacagcaAACATTTAATCATTGAAGAAATAAATTTTTCATCCTTCCTGGTTGTTATCAATGAAGCATTTCAAATTTTGCTTTTAAGACTTTCGAAATTAAATAActtcaatttgaaatttaaaatttaaaataaatggaatgaaaaataggctattttaccaaaaaaagtcctttttttcaatatttaccgaaatggaccgagtttttaattatttatcggaatgggtCATTTTTCGCGAAATCGCGGCCACAtaagcgcgatgtcagggtacgtttcaggacatcgcgtccacgttagcgcgacctgctgacgtggacacaaatcgcgccttctaggacgcgatttgctgacgtggcatgaacagtttatgttttttagcttaaaaaattttgaaaggccataacttttagctcggttgtccgattgagacgattttttttatttcgaataactttttgAGATCTACGCGTTAACAAACTGCTTAGAgatgaatagggactaatttgtaaagtataatttgttagttaaaagtatagggacgaaagtgtaattatttcaaaattagcatgaaatttttgtatttaagaatatttgaatgttatggaaggatgaatttgaatttgaattgaaaaacgaagcttagatttaaaaatatgactatttaggttttacggactaaattgaataaaatggaaaattttagggaacttctcaaaagtgaaatgagctgacttatacctataataggatgatataagacaattctgtaaaaaaaatccggtgtttacttcaaataaataaggaaaataatgatttgaatgtttcaaaattcaattttaaaccgaaaaaatcgaaatttaggggcaaaaaaggatctttttcgacgaaaactGCTGCAAACCGCCTTTGGCAGGTTTGTCAGCGTGTAGATCTcgaaaatttattcgaaataaaaaaaatcatctca includes:
- the LOC107949485 gene encoding auxilin-related protein 2 isoform X2, with amino-acid sequence MDEFGVLTERYGLKPQGKSVPMSQGKRSTATAAATATTDWGFGFDSGSNRNPMSFSSKSSRNSGPSNGSLLDDHDFFPKQNSRNFFGLGDDFGGFQNATTKQSNTSNNNSSSNGSSFDLASMLLNSGSISSYANSYVVDDLFGGMPVSQNANNDDDFGSFVSSTRQKGSAGDLLGDFSGVAAKLKSSSRNGSWDSANNEAGVDDLIPGFGASSPSVNRTNVKTTKSTRSSEEPFVVLDSDFGTEYNFSETPTDPLGEFSILNRSGGTKLRGSSNASQSFRSPPKPAQVSKEEKAKSSGASLIDELQDFAMGRAHNKSSRSKEAEDATKKTQSNGEDDLESFFGVSSRSNSAPKTRATTLDPIFDKNMHNRQQKTSAGAPSTAKKASPVTMMNGMDDLSFIFGAASMSGEFEEVAGESEERRRARLGRHQRTQDRVARAVADMNQRDRQSQNEQEERYRIAEAMDFEIKRWAAGKEGNMHALLSSMERVLWPECGWEPVSLTDLITSGSVKKVYRKATLCVHPDKVQQKGATLEQKYIAEKVFDILKEAWNKFNKEELS
- the LOC107949485 gene encoding auxilin-related protein 1 isoform X1 → MDEFGVLTERYGLKPQGKSVPMSQGKRSTATAAATATTDWGFGFDSGSNRNPMSFSSKSSRNSGPSNGSLLDDHDFFPKQNSRNFFGLGDDFGGFQNATTKQSNTSNNNSSSNGSSFDLASMLLNSGSISSYANSYVVDDLFGGMPVSQNANNDDDFGSFVSSTRQKGSAGDLLGDFSGVAAKLKSSSRNGSWDSANNEAGVDDLIPGFGASSPSVNRTNVKTTKSTRSSEEPFVVLDSDFGTEYNFSETPTDPLGEFSILNRSGGTKLRGSSNASQSFRSPPKPAQVSKEEKAKSSGASLIDELQDFAMGRAHNKSSRSKEAEDATKKTQSNGEDDLESFFGVSSRSNSAPKTRATTLDPIFDKNMHNRQQKTSAGAPSTAKKASPVTMMNGMDDLSFIFGAASMSGEFEEVAGESEERRRARLGRHQRTQDRVFSSSRLFLCQARAVADMNQRDRQSQNEQEERYRIAEAMDFEIKRWAAGKEGNMHALLSSMERVLWPECGWEPVSLTDLITSGSVKKVYRKATLCVHPDKVQQKGATLEQKYIAEKVFDILKEAWNKFNKEELS